The following DNA comes from Pseudomonadota bacterium.
GGTATATTCAACAACACCTCTTCATATACGAGAGGATTCAAATCTATTTCATCGTTTTCAAAATAATATACATCAAGGTCTTCGCCTTGTAATTCAAGTTCGTCCGCTTCCTCGAAATGACTTTTCTGGGTAATCTCAATATCCAGATAAGTCCGGACAGGATATTGAAAATCATCCAGGCATCTGCCACACGACAGAGAGAGCTGGCATGTAACAGGTCCTGTTAATTGTATCCCGTCTTCAAATTTCTTTACCTGGAGCTCATATTCTATCGGGGAAAGAAATGTAAATTCCATGTCCTCAACGCTTTTATACTGTAATCCGTCAATTTCGCCTTTTAATACAACCCCGTCTTCTATTTCTGAAAACTTAATAACCGAAAACCCAATAACCATTGTTCCCCTTTTTTTAAGTCTGATAATATAATTGACTTACCCTTTTCTTGTCAAGGAAATTAACTGCTTGTAAACGTTACTACTTCCAGTGCAGGCAGTCATTAGCGCTCTGTATTCAGCGATCAGCTCATGGTTCATAGTTCACGGTTGATAAAAAATCGAAATGATTTCTAATGCACGATCCACGATGAAGGGTGAAGGGTGAAGGATACATTAATATTCTGTTAACAAATTGAATTTATTACACTTTCTTCAACCGGTATGGAAATGACCTTCCTCCTGTCCTTCTCTCCCCTTAAAATCTTTATCTCGGATTTTTTTACTTTGAAGATTTTGGAAAGATATTCGACAAGTTCTTCGTTCGCCTTCCCATCACGGGGTACTGAGGTAAGCTTTACCTTTAGCTCTGAGCCTTCGCGAATGATTTCCCTTTTCTTTGCATTCGGTATAACTTTGATTTCAATTATAATTTTTTATTCTCCCGCTTTTAATTTGAGAAGTCTGGTTCCAACAAATCTCCCTGTTTTATCAAAATCATACGCCACTGTTGCCGACCCTGCCACCTCGCAAGCACTGCACCCGTTCATCACCAAATGCTTCCAGACGAATCGCTGGCCATTGCGAGATGTGTTCTCCATTTTCACAAAATTACCTCTGAACCACAGCGTTGCCCGGGGGAATTCCTTAATGATCGACGGGTAAAGCGGATCTTTACTGATATCAATATTATTCAAATATTCCTGTTTGCCTGGCTGCACTATCCTCGGATCACCATTTACAAGAAGGGTAAACCCCATGGTATTTGCCATAAAAGGACAGCTTACTTCCGTTACATCGACTATGCCCATATTGCTAAAAGAAATCATAAAACAGAACGGATATTCTTCTTTCATTAACAATTGTGTTAATTCCAGGGCCTTGGGGGAAGCCCCGTATTCCTGCATTTTTTCGATGAGGCACTTTCCAAAGATGGGATAGATATTCTTTGCGCACTCTTCGCGCATTTGCATTATCTTTTCATCACCGGGTTTCCAGATAGACCCCGGTCCGATGCCGCTTAATTCCTGTGCCTGCGTAATGCTGCCGTTAATCATTACGAACGAAAAAACCATTAGACCAGAAAACAATGCCCAATGAGCCATGAACTTCCATATCCCTTCCGGGAGGATAACGTTAATTACCTTCATCTAAAAACCTCAGAAAAAAAAACGTTTATTGCCATTTTTAGTCTTTCGCAAGTAACGTTGCCGTCCATTTTGAAAGAACCTTCCTGTGCTGTAGTAAATGGCCTTCTGGTGAGATTTCAAGATAGACCCTCTCACCTCCATACACCCGGCACATACCTGCGTCCACGTCGATGAGCTTCAATCCATGCGCGGTTCTCACCCCGCTCTTTCCCGTTGGTGTATGACCAAATATCTGCGGTATTTCCCATGCCTCCACAGAGGGGCTTAAGGACGAGAAGTCGCACCAGAATATGCCGCCTACCGGATCATATCCTCCCCTGTCACGGCCCACATGGAAGATGGGATGCCGCTTTAGATCATCCTTCTCTACGGCCTCCCTGAAGATTCCGTTGATATGGTCCGATAGCAGAAAAAGATCAATACTGCTGGTCTTCAATTTCGGTTTTTCATCTTTAAGTTCATCCACAAGGATTTCTCTTATAGCCGATCTCAGACCGGCATGAGTATATAGTCTCTCACCGTCGGTATATGAAGCCCTCACATCGTCTCTTAGGATTTCCTCTTTCAGTTCATCCGCAAGGGACTCCGGATCGTTGAAATTTGTGAAATAGAAGTAGTGCTGAATAAGCATCAGTTCATGATTACCGCAAAGGCGCACGACCTCACCTTTGACGGCGGAGGCTTCTTTCTGAAGCTTTTTAAGCAAATCAACGGCTTCCCGGGAATAAGGGCCACGGTCTATCGCATCGCCAGTCTGTATCAAGATGTCATCGCCGCCACTCCAGTTGTCTTTGCCAGCAATCAGACCCGCGTTTCTTAGGATTTCTCTGAATCCCTCTAACTCCCCGTGTATATCTCCTACGACAATGCGCCTTTTCCGTGTCACGCCCGTTCCCAAAAGCCCATACCCCATTTGCTACAACAAAAATTCATAATTCCTTTTGCCGTGAATAATCCTTCTTATCTCAACCACATCATCACGGACAACATAAAACACAAGATAATTGCCTATGACCAAAATTTTGTATCCCAGCAACTCAAGCCTTCTATCCTTTGGTGTAACTCCCATAAAGGGAAATTTGCCAAGTCTGGATATAGAATCATCAAATTTTTGCAGCATATTGAGCGCCGATTCCGGGTTATCAAACCTTATGTACTCAATAATCCCCGTTAAGTCGTTTTGTGCAACAGGAAGATAAACAATCTTATATTTCTTACCCATTTACCTTCTCTTTGAGTTTTTTCATCATCCCGGCATGGGAAATTGTTTTAGCGCCCGAAGCGCTCTCTATTTCTGCTTCGCCCAATTTTTGATAAAGCTCAAGCA
Coding sequences within:
- a CDS encoding DUF177 domain-containing protein; translated protein: MVIGFSVIKFSEIEDGVVLKGEIDGLQYKSVEDMEFTFLSPIEYELQVKKFEDGIQLTGPVTCQLSLSCGRCLDDFQYPVRTYLDIEITQKSHFEEADELELQGEDLDVYYFENDEIDLNPLVYEEVLLNIPMKPLCREECQGLCDTCGKNRNNETCSCDKTPDTPLGEKLKSFLAFQGDNHGGSKTKNISIKKG
- a CDS encoding DUF167 domain-containing protein produces the protein MKVIPNAKKREIIREGSELKVKLTSVPRDGKANEELVEYLSKIFKVKKSEIKILRGEKDRRKVISIPVEESVINSIC
- a CDS encoding metallophosphoesterase, whose protein sequence is MGTGVTRKRRIVVGDIHGELEGFREILRNAGLIAGKDNWSGGDDILIQTGDAIDRGPYSREAVDLLKKLQKEASAVKGEVVRLCGNHELMLIQHYFYFTNFNDPESLADELKEEILRDDVRASYTDGERLYTHAGLRSAIREILVDELKDEKPKLKTSSIDLFLLSDHINGIFREAVEKDDLKRHPIFHVGRDRGGYDPVGGIFWCDFSSLSPSVEAWEIPQIFGHTPTGKSGVRTAHGLKLIDVDAGMCRVYGGERVYLEISPEGHLLQHRKVLSKWTATLLAKD
- a CDS encoding type II toxin-antitoxin system RelE/ParE family toxin yields the protein MGKKYKIVYLPVAQNDLTGIIEYIRFDNPESALNMLQKFDDSISRLGKFPFMGVTPKDRRLELLGYKILVIGNYLVFYVVRDDVVEIRRIIHGKRNYEFLL